The Gemmata palustris genome includes a region encoding these proteins:
- a CDS encoding rhodanese-like domain-containing protein, which yields MAKQHAPGFLKIVTDAKTRVKECTIDDVRARQAAGETFILVDVREESEFAAGHVPGAVHLGKGVIERDIESKIPDPATPLVLYCGGGFRSALVADTIQKMGYTNVISMDGGWRAWTEKGLPTEK from the coding sequence GATCGTGACCGACGCGAAGACCCGCGTGAAGGAATGCACGATCGATGACGTGCGTGCGCGCCAAGCGGCGGGCGAGACGTTCATCCTGGTAGACGTGCGAGAAGAGAGCGAGTTCGCCGCCGGGCACGTTCCGGGGGCGGTTCACTTGGGCAAGGGCGTTATCGAGCGCGACATCGAGTCGAAGATCCCCGACCCCGCAACGCCGCTGGTGCTGTATTGTGGGGGCGGGTTCCGTTCCGCGCTCGTGGCCGACACGATTCAAAAGATGGGTTACACGAACGTCATCAGCATGGACGGCGGGTGGCGCGCGTGGACCGAAAAGGGGCTGCCCACGGAGAAGTAG
- a CDS encoding PQQ-binding-like beta-propeller repeat protein produces MLRFVFCLSLTLGPALCAPAGDWPQLHGPARDGHSAETRLNWDWPKAGLPLVWKVDVGTGWAGPVVSGDNLVLFHRVEDEEVIACLNPVTGKEKWKVAYPAKYRDSFDFDNGPRATPTVANGTVFALGANGDLTAVELATGKKVWARNLVNDYKPAKGFFGVACSPLVMQKKVLVNVGAKGAGVVCLNAADGKEIWKSTDDGASYSSPTTAEFDGRPVAVFLTRAGLCVLEPTDGKALYDFAWRPRDNNSVQAATPIVWKDEIFLTVSYATGGVLLKAQKGEVTEVWSNDKSLSSQYNTPVRVGDYLYGTHGRSDVGNALLRCVEWKTGAVKWSEAKFGVASLIAVDSGLLALNEGGELVRFDASPDGYKERARSALLTKPTRPAPALANGLLYARDGKTLVCVSLKK; encoded by the coding sequence ATGCTTCGCTTTGTTTTCTGCCTTTCCCTCACCCTCGGCCCCGCCCTCTGCGCGCCGGCGGGGGATTGGCCCCAGCTCCACGGTCCGGCGCGCGACGGGCACTCGGCCGAAACCAGGCTCAACTGGGACTGGCCCAAAGCGGGCCTACCACTGGTGTGGAAGGTGGACGTCGGTACCGGGTGGGCGGGTCCGGTCGTCAGTGGCGACAACCTCGTCCTCTTTCACCGCGTCGAGGACGAAGAGGTTATCGCGTGCCTCAATCCCGTCACGGGTAAGGAGAAGTGGAAAGTCGCGTACCCGGCCAAGTACCGCGACAGCTTCGACTTCGACAACGGCCCCCGCGCGACGCCCACCGTCGCCAACGGGACCGTGTTCGCGCTCGGGGCCAACGGCGACCTCACCGCGGTGGAACTCGCGACCGGCAAGAAGGTTTGGGCGCGCAACCTGGTGAACGACTACAAGCCGGCGAAGGGGTTCTTCGGGGTCGCGTGCTCGCCGCTCGTGATGCAAAAGAAGGTACTCGTGAACGTCGGGGCCAAAGGCGCGGGCGTGGTCTGCCTGAACGCGGCCGACGGCAAGGAAATCTGGAAATCGACCGACGACGGCGCGAGTTACTCGTCGCCCACGACCGCGGAGTTCGACGGCCGACCGGTCGCGGTGTTCCTCACGCGCGCGGGTTTGTGCGTCCTGGAACCCACGGACGGTAAAGCGCTGTACGACTTCGCGTGGCGCCCGCGCGACAACAACAGCGTGCAGGCCGCGACGCCGATCGTGTGGAAGGACGAAATTTTCCTGACTGTGTCGTATGCCACGGGTGGCGTTCTGCTGAAGGCCCAAAAGGGCGAGGTAACGGAAGTATGGTCGAACGATAAGTCGCTATCCAGCCAGTACAACACGCCGGTCCGCGTCGGCGACTACCTTTACGGCACCCACGGCCGATCCGATGTCGGCAACGCACTGCTGCGGTGCGTCGAGTGGAAGACCGGCGCGGTCAAGTGGAGCGAGGCGAAGTTCGGCGTCGCGTCGCTGATCGCGGTGGATAGCGGACTGCTCGCGCTGAACGAGGGCGGCGAGCTGGTGCGGTTCGATGCTTCGCCTGATGGCTACAAGGAGCGCGCCCGCTCGGCCCTCCTCACAAAGCCGACCCGCCCGGCTCCGGCACTCGCGAACGGCCTGCTCTACGCACGCGACGGCAAAACGCTCGTGTGCGTGAGCCTGAAGAAGTAA